In one window of Aliidiomarina minuta DNA:
- a CDS encoding methyl-accepting chemotaxis protein, protein MSWLKKYLDKISTRIIAGFIGVALLVAVTGGVGLTFINDFERTLRHVSETTTPTVTTAAELKNSMFEANALVGRALTTVSINDLTLLAEDFEIASEVFAASYRRLQELVDDRSLEEVLLETEAARIAFEQEAETVFDYQRQTIANGVEVRRRLNDFDRIAAFLTGELGDVSFHAEQMLEDIELTTSAVNLQSLVMEIQYLTRDLLNQDSPATVIPLREEIEQVFEIFDYPLERLAASDDTVVSNSVEEVSNLLRDWQQAALGQGQLVDTYIQQLDIQSTVQSSMDSMADEIMTVTFALDEVESAAQSLNDEASQGAQDSVNQAFWIIAVVVVAGFVLAILMGLWVTRTVTLPLGGEPSQMRNIAEQIAAGDLRVDSQGGEVGVLSAMLSMADKLRDLLADITSASEKLNTAANNTNRVAEDANETIQQQEQAIEQTVTAITQVVETVQGIADYAASALETTGKVQTRTEEADKAFKQTAEAIQQVAEEVERAATVVQSVESKSNEIGTVLEVIENIAEQTNLLALNAAIEAARAGEQGRGFAVVADEVRSLARKTQDSTLNIQNIIENLQKETRGAVTVMNSSQKQVLATLDKSSQASSALNVIRESMQELTGINDQVATASEELASVTHEIKSNIDEISGMSSRSAEGSVEMTQASGELTRVADSLRSLAARFTV, encoded by the coding sequence ATGAGCTGGTTAAAAAAATATCTGGATAAAATATCGACACGTATTATCGCTGGTTTTATTGGTGTTGCTTTATTGGTAGCTGTTACCGGAGGGGTAGGGCTGACCTTTATTAATGACTTTGAGCGTACCTTGCGCCATGTCAGTGAAACCACGACTCCTACCGTTACTACTGCGGCAGAATTGAAGAATTCGATGTTCGAAGCCAATGCTTTGGTGGGACGGGCTTTAACTACTGTTTCTATTAATGACCTCACTTTATTGGCTGAGGATTTTGAAATTGCCAGTGAAGTTTTTGCTGCCAGCTATCGTCGCTTACAGGAGCTGGTTGATGACCGGTCGCTGGAAGAAGTTTTGCTTGAAACCGAGGCTGCCCGGATAGCTTTTGAGCAGGAAGCCGAAACAGTTTTTGATTACCAGCGTCAAACCATCGCGAATGGGGTTGAAGTCAGACGGCGACTGAATGATTTTGATCGTATAGCTGCTTTTTTGACGGGTGAACTGGGCGATGTGTCTTTTCATGCGGAACAAATGCTGGAAGACATTGAGCTGACGACCTCCGCTGTTAACTTGCAAAGCCTGGTTATGGAAATTCAGTATCTGACCCGGGATTTACTGAATCAGGACTCACCAGCCACAGTGATCCCATTACGGGAAGAAATAGAGCAGGTGTTTGAGATCTTCGACTACCCGCTGGAGCGACTGGCAGCGAGCGATGATACTGTTGTAAGTAACAGTGTTGAAGAAGTCTCGAACCTTCTGCGAGATTGGCAGCAGGCTGCTCTGGGACAGGGACAGTTAGTGGATACCTATATTCAGCAACTTGATATTCAAAGTACAGTGCAAAGCTCAATGGACAGTATGGCCGATGAAATCATGACGGTGACTTTTGCCCTCGATGAAGTGGAAAGTGCGGCGCAGTCTCTTAATGACGAGGCGTCGCAGGGCGCACAGGACTCGGTCAATCAGGCGTTCTGGATTATTGCTGTAGTAGTAGTGGCTGGTTTTGTATTGGCTATTCTGATGGGCTTATGGGTGACCCGAACCGTGACCCTGCCCCTGGGTGGAGAGCCGTCACAAATGCGCAATATTGCAGAGCAGATAGCTGCTGGCGATCTGCGGGTGGATAGTCAGGGAGGCGAAGTTGGCGTGTTATCAGCCATGCTGAGTATGGCTGATAAACTGCGCGATTTACTGGCGGATATTACTTCGGCCAGCGAAAAACTGAACACTGCAGCTAACAACACTAACCGCGTTGCTGAAGACGCCAATGAGACAATACAGCAACAGGAACAAGCGATTGAACAGACCGTAACTGCAATTACTCAGGTGGTCGAAACGGTCCAGGGTATTGCAGATTATGCGGCTTCAGCGCTTGAAACCACTGGTAAGGTACAAACCCGAACGGAAGAAGCGGACAAGGCCTTTAAGCAAACCGCAGAAGCAATTCAGCAAGTGGCGGAAGAAGTCGAGCGCGCGGCCACTGTGGTACAAAGTGTGGAAAGTAAAAGTAACGAGATCGGAACCGTGCTCGAGGTTATTGAAAATATAGCGGAGCAGACCAATTTGCTGGCGCTGAATGCTGCGATTGAAGCGGCGCGTGCGGGTGAGCAGGGGCGTGGTTTTGCGGTAGTTGCTGATGAGGTACGATCGTTGGCGCGCAAAACCCAGGACTCGACGTTAAACATTCAGAATATTATTGAGAATCTGCAAAAAGAAACTCGCGGTGCAGTTACTGTCATGAATAGCAGTCAGAAACAGGTATTGGCTACTTTGGATAAATCTTCGCAGGCTTCATCAGCGTTGAATGTAATCCGCGAGTCTATGCAGGAGCTTACCGGTATAAATGATCAGGTGGCGACGGCGTCGGAAGAGCTGGCGAGTGTGACTCATGAAATTAAGAGCAATATTGATGAAATAAGCGGTATGTCGTCGCGGTCAGCGGAAGGTTCAGTTGAAATGACTCAGGCCAGTGGCGAACTGACCCGGGTGGCTGACAGCTTACGTTCATTGGCGGCACGTTTTACTGTGTAA